A single genomic interval of Heterodontus francisci isolate sHetFra1 chromosome 45, sHetFra1.hap1, whole genome shotgun sequence harbors:
- the LOC137356209 gene encoding histone H4, with the protein MTGRGKGGKGLGKGGAKRHRKVLRDNIQGITKPAIRRLARRGGVKRISGLIYEETRGVLKVFLENVIRDAVTYTEHAKRKTVTAMDVVYALKRQGRTLYGFGG; encoded by the coding sequence ATGacaggaagaggtaaaggaggcaaaggactgggcaaaggcggagcaaagcggcaccgcaaagtgcttcgtgataacatccagggcatcaccaagccagcaattcgccggctggctcgccgtggcggagtgaagcgcatctcgggtttgatctacgaggagacccgcggggtgctgaaggttttcctggagaatgtgatcagagatgcggtcacctacactgagcacgctaagcgcaagacggtcaccgccatggatgtggtgtacgctctgaaacgccagggccgcactctctatggattcggcggctaa